The nucleotide sequence TAAAAAACTGTAAGCTCAGAATTTTGAATTGACCCTTAAAATCGGAGCTtaagaaaaactaatatttaataGGTTCAGCAGTTCCTTTTattcatttggtatttcattaTATCATCGTCGTCCCAAAAAGAACATTTAATTGCTTGCAATCGTATGCAAAATGGTTATACAGCTTAACCCTACAGTAGTCGCGCCCCTGAAACTGACGTAATTGGTCgcgcggtctacatatgtaatccattttaaaattaaaaatacaaaagataaatatttaattcttccattgcttttgttttaaatattcttcttattgtttaatttattaatattaatcaaaaataacataaataaactttcagttcttgcataaaataaataaaaaccaaaacttcattttttaacaaaaaattaagatacttcacaaaagtataaaatatatatgaaataacCAGAAGATAATTGagatattttaattgttttcgaaaCATGACAAACATACAGTCTTGGAATGATCAGGGCAAATGCGTTTATTGCAAGCGTTACACACTTTACGGGTGCTTTTATTACGGGCCCTTCCACAATCGTGGCAACGGCCGACGTAGTTATTGTGCGTTGGACCTTGATGAGTTACAACTTGTGGAAGATCCAGgaagtcttttattttaaatttttagtgttCTAGGTAGCGTGGTAAGTGTTAATCTTTGGTGAGCCAGTGGTTTCATCCAAGACAAGGCTAAGTCTATGAGAAAATCACGCCTTTTGACAGTTACTGTTTGCAGTGTAAATGCATAATGCGTTGAGAGCACTGAGGTTTACAAGATTATAGAACTTAGTCAGCGGCCACCTTCTCGAATTCCTAGATACGTCATAAAGAGAACACACATTGTCAACCAGATCAACGCCATTTTTAGTGCGATTATAGTATGCTATTATTTCCGGCTTTCGTTGATCTCCGTTGTCAGAATCAATCGCTGTATCGTTGAGCATTGTAGACATGGCTATTACCACTTTCTTGGCTTTTAGTACATAAGAAACCAGAGTATATGGAGAGTGGAATCCAAATTTTGAGGAGTATATTGGATTGCCTCTAGCTATGAATTCCCGGTGAACTTCGCTTTTATCTTTCCGAACGGTAGCAACCATTGTAATTCCATTATCAAATCATTGCTTTGCTATTTTCAGAGAGGAAAACCAATTGTCCATAGTAATATTGATATGTCTATTCGAAATAGGTTGCACCATTCTCATCACGATATCAAATCTCTCGTTGCTTAACCGAAATGGACCTTCGGGTTGTTGGCCGGCGTAAATTTCTAAGTTATAATATAGGTGTAGGGGTAatgaacaagtgcaaaaactttCAGTCCATACTTAGCAGGTTTATTTGGAATATACTGCCGAAAAGAACAACGCCCTCTGAAGGACAAGAGTTGTTCGTCCAAAGTCATTTCAGCAGAGtagcatacatatgcaaatattatcagaaaagttccacaaaattgtaaaatgaaaaagtatgccaaaagtccacttttctttacaaagtaTAACTAGCTATTAGCATAAAAcctaatttaaaatacttacgtAATCGGTCGCGCGGCATACATACGTAGACCATGAATTTCACGAACCTCTAGCGATAAAACTGCATTCGACAATTAACAGCGGAACACTGAGAGTGACTCTCTATTTGTTATTTACAAGTAGCAAAAATCTCCGATGAAATCGATGCaagattttcaagaaatttaaaatttaacaatggtggattacatatgtagaccgcgcGACTACTGCAGGGTTAAGGATTGCCAGAggaagaagataaaaaataaaaaaaattaaatttttttacatttcgaaTGTTTGTACATAATAAAAATCTGCACCAACTCCCAGTATTcttcaatgttttttgttttttgttttcgaatatgATGATTATTTTTATGACGAAACAAATTTCATAGCCCAGCATCGATGGATTTTCATAAATTATAGCAAGAGAATTGAAAGTATATATAGTATTATATTTAGTCATATAAAAACAATGGTACAATAAAAAGTGgtttaaaatgttattaaaaaaattgtaaatttcctGCAGGGCATGTTCACACACATCTACTTGGGCACGTCTGCAAGCTTATGTGTCAAAATATaagtcaatataaaaaaaataaaaatatataatcagTAAAATGAGGTCTATTTAACACTGATTTATTTGCGATTTCCGAGAAAATTATGGTACATCCCACGAATTGCAGCGTATGGCTGTTAGATAGTTGAAGCAATTGAGCAAAAACAAGTATACTTGTTGGGTATTCCAAGCAAGTAAAGCAAATGTAGACTAATATGTTGTTCTTTAGTAAATCAAATGCTGTCCATCACATGAACAAACACCTCGCAACTGGGGGACCCAAAACTCTACACATCCAAGCTGGCATCGAGTACATCCCTAAACTAAAAGAATATTTATTCTCCGTCTGCAAACGAAGATTAAATTCAAGTTCGGCTTCGGTTAGAAGCAAATCCTATAGGGCATAGAGTTTTCTTAAGAATTGTTCAGAACTCTTGAGAACAGTCACAAAGGTTGTGAAGTACCCTAGGTAATTTCAGTGGTGCCTTGTTGTGGCGAGCTCAAAtgtgtcaaaatcatttgtggCCATAGTTAATGCATTTAGCCGGTGGTATCCTCATCAAATACCCAGGAAGAGATTTCCACAGTTCTTTGAAGGTCTAGGTAGCAGTAATTGGCATTCCATTCGGCCCTTAAAACGCCGAAGTTGTCTTACTGAAGGTATCTTATTACCGAGTGCTCAAAAATCTACAAGAAGGCTTAAGCGAGGCAAATTGGAAGTCcgatttctctttctctttcgcATTAGCAactattgattattttttttttttaatttggcgtCATTTCAATTTAGTTACTGCACTTTtgactaaaaatattgtatttataatgAAGGCGCtggttttgtaaatattttccagTGGACGTTTACGACATAAACTGGCATTGCAAAGCTTGCGTGAGACATTCTTCCATTGCTCTTCGTATCCGTCATCTGCGAAAGATGGCTAATATGAAAAACTTAGGAGAGTCAGACATCACTCACGCCTTCGTAACTACCAACAGTCCTCTGTGAAGGAACGAAAGACTGACTTGCGCTTGAGCTTAAAACATGCCCGAATTTTTGTATATAGAAGGAAAAGCCTGACAGTCACCAAAAAATCGCTAATAATCAACCTTTTTTTGTAAGCCACTTGAAATTGGCAATAGGCTACAAACTGCATACTCAGGAAAATCCTAAAAATtctagtaaaaaattttaaaagttgataaaattttgaaaatttttcgaaatttaaaaacaaaaaattcaaaattgtgtATATAGTTGAACACTTTTTCATAcggtttttattttagtatgaactatatttttataaaaaaaatagtggtgTGCTTATAATTTTACAAGGAGGTGTAGATGAAATGAAAACGTAGGTGGACGTATTAAAAGTGGTTAGTGCAAGTAGAATTCATTTCAAAAACACTACCTCAATATAATATCAATAATATTATCTGGTGTACTGGTGCTTTTTGCTTTTGCGGTTGACCTAATTGGaaagtataaaacaaaaaacaaatcaataaaaacttaaGCAAATCAAATACTTCTTGGAAAAGGTGGCCGACTTTCATTATCTATGTAAGCCATGCAAttgtaataatagaaaataaaccaGCGTGCCACAAGCGGGTACCTCAAATATATACGTTACGAGCATTTTCTATAAATATGCAATAAAGTGTTGCAGGAAAAAACAGTGGTTAATTGTGCTCGAGCTTTACTGCAATTTCAAGCAAACGATGAAAATGAAAACCGGTAAGTGAATTCTGAGGCAAATTGTTCCTTTCTTACTAATTTCCTTTCCTACTActctttacaaaaatattttttttttgctctatttTCTCACTTATTAGTCCTTATCCGCTACATCTTAGTCCTGTGCGCTTTGCTCCTGGCTAACTCTGCCTATGCTGCTGATGAGTACTGTGATCCGGACAGCGATGGCAAGCCTATTTGTCAGTCCATTTCAAACGGTCAAACATATCGCAACTTCTGGAATCCCACAAGGTATTGGGTGTGCAATGGAAGTGGTGAACCGATATCCAAACGCTGTCCCAGCGGTACTGCTTTTAGTGGTGAAACTAATAAATGTGTGCCATGGATCGATTGGGTGTGGGTGCCGCCATGTCCTGAAGTTAATTAATTTGATATTCTACATTCGGTACATTGGTTGGCTTTATGTATTTGAGGAAAATCCGAAGAactacttttttactaaataaaaaaatgagtgatggaaatttttatttggatACTTACAATTTGTTCTGTTTAGTCGTAAAGATGATGTCCGTCAAATGACTCAAATCGCATATTCCACCAGAACAGACTGTTAGCCTAACCTACGCTATTAATCCTAATAtccgaaaaataaatacatatatgaaacaCTTATTTTGTCCTGAATTTTTTCGACTTTAACGATCCATTGATTTAAGgtgttacatgggtttcgtcgagtaaaatttaataaaatttcttcagcaaaatttgtttttttagtgccTTGCTACCAAAGATAAATCGGATAAGAAATCACTCTCAATACACTATATTAGGCAGTACATGAAAGATAAACTTAGAAAGGAATCTATTTAGATAACAGAGAAGGTAATTTCGAAAAACGTATTCAGCATCGAAAATAATTTAGACATCGTCaaggaaaaattttagtaatattAAAGAACGATCGAATATCGTTAGGTGCAACACGGTGtgagctattaataaaaaaattgaaaaaaaactgggGAGATTTTTTCTGCCAAAACTgccaacaaaaaatgttgaaaaaaaaaattataaaattgttttccaaaattagAGCGGAAGTTGTTGAAAATCCAAtcccaacaaaatttttttttctcaaaatcttggaaattttttttttttattttttagaaaaaaaattatttttctgaaaatctttactttattttgcaaactttttttttaacaatttttaatattgaaaaaatttcaaagttcaTTTTTCGGTTATTTATTATACTCTAGCCTACAAGTAAGCCAATTCGTGTCAAAATCTAAGGCAAtatccaaaatacttgaatcacTTGAGATGGAATCGTTCAGAGAAAACCTGATGCATTCTTCAGTGTCAGACGCCCGGGTGGAAATTCAATACTAGAACGCATGCAGTGGCAAAGAGATTAATCCAAAGATTCCAATCGCTCAAAATGTgagtaaaatcataaaaataatcaaacggatatgtgtgcatttttttcttcacccAAGTACTGAAGattattgggaaaattatttcgaACTATTTGCGTAAGgataataaagcaaaaaccataaaatactttttacttcaccttgtattagtttggggaaaaataaatccattattttctaatCCTAAGTACTaatattttgagcaatttttgattattatttgagATACCTTAAACTGTTAGCCAGAAATTTGCTTACCAATCCGATTCTACTTGGAATTTTCTCAGTCACCATCAACTTCGTTATTTTCAAAAGTGAATTTCTGTACTTGACCGAATTCTGATCTGTGCATTATGTGAAGCAATCAAAACTATAAACTTCAGTATTTATGTATGACCCTATGACTCGCAGCTGCGCGCTTGCCTTTAGGTGCGGAAATAAGAAGTTTTCTAACAATGGCTAATTTCTAAAGAAGCTTTTTCGCGACAGAGTATCACTTTAAGGATCGCCATTTCCTGCCGAagggctattagaaaaaaaaaatatgctatcCTTCCATGTTTCATTTCGACAGTACACATTGAACGAACGGTTAGCGATATGAGAGTAATGCACAAGTCCAACTGGCTATGGCGGCTATAATACAAAGCAGCTTAAGGCCATACCGCAATTAGGTGCTGAGAAATACATGGAAGGTTGGGCACAATGCTCTACAAGTCATTGAAAGGCTGGATAAatcactttttccaaaaattctagCCAATTACTGGCGGAGTTGTAATCAACCAAGATATCAGTTTCAATGAATTAAAGTAGATTATTTAGGTTGTCAACATTAAAGTAGAAATATTTTACGTCTTCACTGGTACATTAATAATCATAGAGCTCGTTTTAGTTAGCGTTTTCAATAAGTTATGGAAGTATAATaatatatcataaataaaaatatagtaaaatatcatttaaaaaaaataacatttaattTGGCGAATGTTTATGAAATCTTTACCATTTGTCTTAATTCAGTTCCAAAATTATTGAACAACTTTGTTTCCTCATGTAAGGCCAACCTCGTCTGTAAACTATTGATTTAAATATCAGCTCTTGTTATTGATTGTGGCTTTAAACGAAATTATACTAATTAGCATTTAACAGCGCCTCCGGCCATTAGTTTGTACGAATATTCGCTGAGGCGTTTATGTCTCTGTGGCCAACCGCCCAGTGGCAACAACTCCACTCAACTGGCCTAAGCTCGATGCGCAGCAAACTACCTGCGGGCCATTTATGTTAGCAGCTTATTGACTCGCTACTATTACTACAAATTCCACTACTACTAGCTGGCGACTATCAATTATCGATTACCAACAACTACTGAATAATTGCTAATAAGCGATAACAGCAACGAACACCGGGAGGGTGTACGAGTATACAGAGGTATCCAATGCTTAAgtgttgaaagaaaaatatagtcaggaaaatatatacataagtatgtatgtatatatgggacatacatgcacatacatatgcacatgtctGTGTATATGAAGAGAGGAAGATTACTATAATTGGCCGGTTGATGGCTATTTCCTTTTACTAATTGATTATTTAATAAGATTTAATGGCATATATTTTAAAGTGAGTGAGCTGAGCTTATTCTAAATTTTCCATTTAAGTTAAGTATTAACGCACAAGCGATACAGAAAAATTATGGACAAAGAAAACGAGCAAGTAaagcaaaacaatgcgttgaccATATCTAAAAAAGGGCCAAGTTCAATTTGTATCCGTAGAATTCTTACCAACTTTATAGTTTTTGCATAACCTTCATTTAACGAACCAATTGCTATCTTTCACTACACTCGCCCAGCACTTTGAGTTTTATCAATTTCTGAAACTTTTACTAAATCAATCAAATGTTAACGCTAATTAAATGATAAAGCAAACTTCAAAtctaaaaattaatcagcaACCAATTGCAAATATTAAATGACTAGTTTCTTAGtacataacttttgaaaaaaatctttagTGCATGCGAATTCTTAATTAGCCCTTTTTGCCCCTCTCCAGCATGCAGCTGATAGCGATACTACCAGAAGcacatatagaaaaaattttgtataaaagctACGAGAATGCAAGGAATTGTCATTCGCTTTCTGTTTCTTTGACGTCTTCTCTCGAGCCTAAAACAGCAGTACAATGAAATTTGGTATGTTGTaagtttggtaaaaaatttatatattttttataagaaattataCTTCTAATGGTGCGaaaaagacaaaatttacaaaagttcTAACGGTTACTTCTGTCTTTCGTGGAatgaaaaacagaaataaattacCATTCGCTGCGAAAGTGATGAAAAAATCACTtaaacgaaaattttcaaattgttttttttataattcaaagtatttgaaatattatagtggaaaaaaataaaaaaattaaaaacaaaaaaaataaaacaaaattaaaaataaaataaaaccaaaaatttaaaagcaaataaatagaaataaaaaaaattaaattaaaaaatattaaaaacattaaaataatattactaaaatttctttgaaaattcaaagtttttaaaatattataataaaaaagttttacaacttaaaaaaaattaaaatatcaaaacaaaaaaaaaaataagaaaaaatgtataagttgaaaactattaacaaaaattaaaactatattaaaaaaaaaatatatatacctatataattggctcgtacacccattttgggtgtttggccgaacttctcctcctatttgtggtgtgcgtcttgatgttgttccacaaatggagggacctacagtttcaagcccactccgaacggcagatatttttatgaggagttttttcatggcaaaaatacaccattgcctgccgaggggcgaccgctattagaaaaatgtttttattaattttggtgtttcaccgagattcgaaccaacgttctctctatgaattccgaatggtaatcacgcaccaacccattcggctacgacggcagacattaaaaaaaaaaaaaaatataaaaaaaatctaaaaactaaataaataataaattaaacttaaaactCAAACcgaaaatttatgaataatttaacttaaaaaaatgtttaaatagcATTTTATAAAAGGTGTGACCATCCTTTCCTCCCAGCATCCGAGAGGAAGTGTCTCTCTACGTcatatgtggtaaaaatgtatacaaaattatcaaaaattttgagtgtcaaaaaatcacttaatcaagtaaaaaaaagaatttttaattaaaaaaattaaaaagaattttaaaattgaaacacaaaaatttaaattaaaaaagaataaaaacgataaaaaaaataaaaataaataaaagaacttttaaaaatcaaaaattaatttaataaatttttgcataaaaaatattaaaacagtacttgaaaaaatgttaaaaacatttaaaaccaaatttaaaaagatatgtgtttaaaaaatcgtaaaacttaaataattgatttaactCAAATAATTGCATCCAAATTTTGCTCCACAATTTATTAATAAtccaactttttaaataaataaaaattttagtagcATTTTATAAAAAGCGTGGCCATCTTTTCTTACCAAAATCGGCAAAGCATTGCCTTTCTGCgccatttgtttataaaataatcgAAAATTCTGAATAGCGAAAAAATCACTTAAGCGAAAATGTTTCAAGTCTAGCCGGGTAAATTGACTTTTTGGCCCAAAATTTTGTGATGGAAATGATAAACtaaaaagattttaattaaatgtaaaaacaaattcaaaaaaataaatgaagaaaaaaattattttagataaaacaaaagtttaaataaaaagtttcgaaaaaaaatagtattttatagtataaaaaataattaaatttaaaaatgaaaattattaaaaaaatacaattttaaaacaaacaaaaataattaaaactaaattaaactcttaaatctaaattttgttcgaaaattttaaataactcaaattaaaaaaaaaaaaatgttgcttaaatagtattttacaataaaaaatgaggGCCGCCATTGCTACCAAAATCCGTGAAGAGTGACTGCCTTGTGCCCTTTGTAgtgaaaatatctataaaatggtaaaaaattctGCACGGAGGGAAGTTTAGCAACGCTTCAGGTGGAAATGTGATCActgcttttttattgaataaccGGTAACTAACAATAACCCGAGAGTTGGGAGCGGATTCCGTACGGAGTCTACTTCTGAAGCGAGCATCAAATTTAAACAGTAGGCAATATTAGGCTAAGAATCTTCAGAAAGCTGAAGAGTTCTAGGAAAATAGATTGGAATCTCCATGAAACATTTTTGAGACCAAGTTATCTTGTCTAATTCATACAACTCTTGTTCCACTGAAAGCGTAGAAGATATCACCATTCGTTTGGAAAACTTCTGGAGAGAGATTCCGAGTAGTAAAATGTTTGGTTGTTATACAGAATGGATCGTAATaagattatataaatataaatctaaCTCATCACTACATgaatataacaaatatttaatattctatttttcacttcatttccCCCAGTCTACGCTTTCGCCTTCCTGGCATTGGCCTTTGCCGTCTCAGTCCATGCAGAATGCGACCCTGATGGAGATGGAAAACCCACCTGCACTACTGCTAATGAGGGTGACATATCACGTAACT is from Anastrepha ludens isolate Willacy chromosome 4, idAnaLude1.1, whole genome shotgun sequence and encodes:
- the LOC128862024 gene encoding uncharacterized protein LOC128862024, which produces MKMKTVLIRYILVLCALLLANSAYAADEYCDPDSDGKPICQSISNGQTYRNFWNPTRYWVCNGSGEPISKRCPSGTAFSGETNKCVPWIDWVWVPPCPEVN